In Mongoliitalea daihaiensis, one DNA window encodes the following:
- a CDS encoding septal ring lytic transglycosylase RlpA family protein, whose product MKNIFLIVVILLAIPVVGWASDTLPTLEERLKIQEGVASFYGKKFHMRKTANGEIYDMKALTAAHKYLPFGTMLKVTNLKNGNEVWVRINDRLPQSSKRIIDLSRGAAEQLDMVRDGIVHVRVEVADEEVVLKLMEHFQDDKPEDLRLRLYENPIELEFDKPEIFTFPLQVDTFSTIASFDKIIGTRVANTIAS is encoded by the coding sequence ATGAAAAATATTTTCCTCATAGTGGTGATTTTGCTTGCAATTCCAGTGGTGGGTTGGGCTAGTGACACGCTGCCTACCTTGGAGGAACGTTTAAAAATCCAAGAGGGAGTTGCCAGTTTCTATGGAAAGAAATTCCATATGAGAAAAACTGCTAATGGAGAGATTTATGATATGAAAGCGCTGACAGCTGCGCATAAATATCTCCCTTTTGGAACTATGTTGAAAGTGACCAATTTGAAAAATGGAAATGAGGTGTGGGTACGAATCAACGATCGATTGCCACAATCTTCCAAACGAATTATTGATTTGTCTAGAGGAGCTGCTGAGCAGTTGGATATGGTGCGCGATGGTATAGTTCATGTTCGAGTGGAGGTAGCAGATGAAGAAGTAGTCCTAAAGTTGATGGAACATTTTCAGGATGATAAGCCAGAAGATTTGCGATTGAGGCTTTATGAAAACCCCATAGAGTTAGAATTTGACAAACCTGAAATTTTTACGTTTCCACTTCAAGTGGATACCTTCTCAACAATAGCTTCATTCGATAAAATAATAGGTACAAGGGTAGCCAACACCATTGCTTCCTAA
- a CDS encoding efflux RND transporter permease subunit has product MVRFLLQRPIAVSMIFIALMVFAVIVFRALPISLLPPIDVPQIVIKVNYPNASPEAIEQNVLYPIRESLMTLGGLEDMESKAGSEVGNVRLTFDYGTKMELAYIEVNEKIDRLTNSLPNDLPRPQVIRINTNDIPIIRVQVVPKTGFDYSEVSLLTENVLKKRLEQLEGVSLVDINGRKERVIAVTPNIPALRALGMTAQEVISAIRFGNEELPGISVEDGQFRYYLRLATRVNNPDDISQLPVTSREGITVPLSRVADVRYEIGDVLGHHLFGQEEGLVITVHKQAAAKMNELVPKIYEAVELFKVDYPQVEFALTQDQSVLLNAGISNLQTSLLFGGMFAFGVLFIFMGNYRMPIIIGVSLPVSLLISFLVFYFFEVSINVISLSGLALGLGMLIDNSIIVLDNITRKRKQGLALFEACVAGVNEVMSALISSVLTTLAVFVPLVFLSGISGALFKDQAISVAAILGVSLMVAFIFLPMLYHLFFKSTESKGVQGEDSKLFLWVLKGYKKLYKHIFAYRKVSFFFFLILIPLGLALSQLLDVRGLPPIEKFDAVVQINWNEPIGVDENKERVLRLLGLLEGNYEKSEADVGVRQFLLFDGESSLQEASVYFLFETQELKAEKMKVLENYLSTQYPNSFFDITDAPNAFDQLFNTNIPYYEVRWKDMVSKKPVPEEKMDGFLEQFPVPEFTRGPGLQKEASVVFRLDAGKLALYGISPNDLQEKVKQLFGSFTITDIKRFGEITPIKLRTEYADFERLLRTNALIGKDGTEYALINFISFDYENHYKFVTSDKGGIYQSVLLEDSKPEVHTTAISQWANENNLGVSFFGQYFKDRETIQELVGILLVSVLLLYFILAAQFENFLQPLIVIFTLPLGVAGAFMVLLITGTSLNVMSAIGLVVMLGIMVNDAILKIDTINRLRVTYQDKFSMQEALEMALYEAGEIRLKPILMTSVTTILALLPVVFSAGLGADLQRPLVFSVIGGLTIGTFTALYFVPLAYWILTKKEKIRADTVEANV; this is encoded by the coding sequence ATGGTACGTTTCTTACTCCAAAGGCCAATTGCGGTCAGCATGATTTTTATTGCCTTGATGGTTTTTGCAGTCATCGTATTTCGTGCGTTGCCTATTAGTTTGCTGCCGCCTATCGATGTGCCTCAAATAGTCATCAAAGTCAACTACCCCAATGCTTCTCCTGAAGCTATTGAACAAAACGTACTCTATCCTATCCGTGAGTCACTCATGACTTTGGGTGGGTTGGAAGATATGGAAAGTAAGGCGGGCTCAGAAGTAGGGAATGTACGCTTGACCTTTGATTACGGGACCAAAATGGAGTTGGCCTACATCGAAGTGAATGAAAAAATCGACCGATTGACCAACAGTCTACCCAATGATCTTCCCAGACCGCAAGTGATCCGGATCAATACCAATGATATTCCTATCATCCGCGTCCAAGTGGTTCCCAAAACAGGCTTTGATTATTCAGAAGTCAGCTTACTGACAGAAAATGTTTTGAAAAAGCGATTGGAGCAATTGGAGGGTGTATCTCTTGTCGATATCAACGGAAGAAAAGAGCGGGTCATTGCTGTTACTCCAAACATTCCTGCTTTACGTGCATTGGGTATGACTGCTCAGGAGGTAATCAGTGCTATTCGATTTGGGAACGAAGAGCTTCCTGGGATATCCGTAGAAGATGGGCAGTTTCGCTATTATTTGCGCTTAGCTACCCGAGTCAATAATCCCGATGACATTAGTCAATTACCAGTAACCTCACGCGAAGGCATTACAGTACCTTTGAGTAGAGTAGCTGATGTCCGGTATGAAATAGGAGATGTCTTGGGACATCATTTGTTTGGGCAGGAAGAGGGCTTGGTAATTACCGTTCACAAGCAAGCTGCAGCCAAAATGAATGAGCTGGTTCCAAAAATTTATGAAGCAGTCGAGCTTTTTAAAGTAGATTACCCACAGGTTGAATTTGCATTGACACAAGATCAATCAGTATTACTCAATGCGGGAATCAGCAATCTGCAGACCTCTCTCCTTTTTGGAGGGATGTTTGCATTCGGGGTGTTGTTCATTTTTATGGGAAATTACCGTATGCCCATCATCATAGGGGTCTCCCTACCTGTTTCATTACTGATTAGTTTCTTGGTATTTTATTTCTTTGAGGTTTCTATCAATGTCATTTCCTTATCAGGTTTAGCCTTGGGTCTTGGGATGTTGATTGATAATTCCATCATTGTTTTGGATAATATCACCCGTAAGCGGAAGCAAGGATTAGCTTTGTTTGAGGCTTGCGTTGCAGGAGTCAATGAGGTAATGTCAGCTTTGATCAGCTCTGTATTGACTACCTTGGCGGTATTTGTACCATTGGTGTTTTTGAGTGGGATTTCGGGAGCCTTGTTCAAGGATCAAGCGATTTCTGTGGCTGCTATTTTGGGGGTTTCCTTGATGGTTGCCTTTATTTTCCTTCCCATGTTGTATCATTTATTCTTTAAAAGCACTGAAAGTAAAGGTGTTCAAGGAGAGGATAGTAAACTTTTTTTATGGGTATTGAAAGGGTATAAAAAGCTTTACAAGCATATTTTTGCGTATCGTAAAGTCAGTTTTTTCTTCTTTTTGATTCTGATCCCATTAGGACTTGCTTTATCCCAACTTTTGGACGTGCGTGGATTACCTCCTATTGAAAAATTTGATGCTGTGGTTCAAATTAATTGGAATGAACCGATTGGTGTCGATGAAAACAAAGAGCGTGTGCTTCGCTTGTTAGGTTTGTTGGAAGGGAATTATGAAAAATCAGAAGCGGATGTAGGCGTGCGTCAATTCCTCTTATTTGATGGAGAAAGTTCTTTGCAGGAAGCAAGTGTATATTTTTTGTTTGAAACACAAGAGCTTAAAGCTGAGAAGATGAAGGTTTTGGAAAACTATTTGAGTACACAGTATCCCAATTCGTTCTTCGATATTACGGATGCTCCTAATGCATTTGATCAGCTATTCAATACCAATATCCCTTATTACGAAGTCCGTTGGAAAGACATGGTTTCTAAAAAACCAGTTCCAGAAGAAAAGATGGATGGATTTCTAGAGCAATTTCCTGTTCCTGAATTTACTAGGGGGCCTGGCCTGCAAAAAGAAGCCTCCGTAGTGTTTCGATTGGATGCGGGGAAGCTAGCCTTATATGGAATAAGTCCAAATGACCTACAGGAAAAGGTAAAACAATTATTCGGTTCCTTCACTATCACCGATATCAAGCGTTTTGGTGAAATCACTCCTATCAAGTTGAGAACTGAGTATGCTGATTTTGAGCGATTGTTACGAACCAATGCATTGATTGGGAAGGATGGGACAGAGTATGCTTTAATCAATTTTATCAGCTTTGATTATGAAAATCACTACAAGTTTGTAACCTCCGATAAGGGTGGGATTTATCAATCTGTCTTGTTAGAGGATTCCAAGCCCGAAGTTCACACTACTGCGATTTCTCAATGGGCAAATGAAAATAATTTAGGGGTTAGTTTCTTTGGGCAGTATTTCAAAGATCGAGAGACTATTCAAGAATTGGTTGGGATTTTATTGGTATCGGTTCTACTTCTCTATTTTATTCTTGCGGCACAATTCGAAAATTTTCTTCAGCCATTGATTGTCATCTTTACCTTACCTCTAGGAGTTGCAGGAGCGTTTATGGTATTGCTGATTACTGGAACAAGTTTGAATGTGATGTCAGCGATTGGACTTGTTGTAATGTTGGGGATCATGGTAAATGACGCTATTTTGAAAATTGATACTATCAATCGTCTTCGGGTGACGTATCAAGATAAGTTTTCAATGCAAGAAGCGCTGGAAATGGCCTTGTATGAAGCTGGTGAAATTCGACTGAAACCAATCTTGATGACTTCAGTAACTACCATCTTGGCTTTGTTGCCAGTAGTTTTCAGTGCAGGGCTTGGTGCAGATCTTCAGCGACCACTTGTATTTTCAGTTATTGGTGGTTTGACAATCGGTACATTTACAGCGCTATATTTCGTGCCTCTAGCGTATTGGATACTTACGAAAAAAGAGAAAATCAGAGCCGATACAGTAGAAGCGAACGTTTAA
- the clpB gene encoding ATP-dependent chaperone ClpB, with translation MDFKEYTIKSQEAIQKAAELAMTAQQQAIEPAHILKGILADDEHVVDFLFKKSTINKSILIEKLDSVLASLPKVSGQQPYLSQASQQALAKSKEQLKRFGDDFVAIEHLLLGILAGSDKTAQLLKDQGLEEKALIEAIKQLRQGNKVTDQNAEAKYRALEKYSKNLNELAKKGKIDPVIGRDEEIRRVLQILARRTKNNPILLGEPGVGKTAIVEGLAQRIVSGDVPENLKTKTLISLDMGLLVAGAKYKGEFEERLKAVIKEVTDSDGEIILFIDEIHTLIGAGGGGEGAMDAANLLKPALARGELHAIGATTLKEYQKYIEKDKALERRFQAVMVDEPDAADAISILRGIKDKYELHHGVRIKDDAVIAAVELSQRYISDRFLPDKAIDLMDEAAAKLRMEIDSLPQELDELNRRIMQLEIEREAIRRENNKDKETVLSKEIADLTEKRQAVKAKWEAEKAVIMGIRREKEAIDKLKVEAEQAERAGDFGKVAEIRYGKIIEAEQKLESFKRQLEEMQQGSPLLKEEVDSEDIAAVVSKWTGIPLSKMIQSDREKLLHLEDELEKRVAGQTEAIIALSDAVRRSRAGLQDPRRPIGSFIFMGTTGVGKTELAKALAEYLFNDENAMVRIDMSEYQERHSVSRLVGAPPGYVGYDEGGQLTESVRRKPYSVILLDEIEKAHPDVFNILLQVLDDGRLTDNKGRIANFKNTIIILTTNIGSHLIQERFAEMEEWNKDLILEKTKQEVYELLKKSVRPEFLNRIDDTIMFEPLTKTVTRKIVDIQWREIQKRLEQASIEIEATPEVLDYLGEVGFDPQFGARPLKRTMQRLVLNELSKQILSGYVKNDSAVLVDLDADRQVYFKNIDSVEV, from the coding sequence ATGGATTTCAAGGAATATACAATCAAATCTCAGGAAGCTATTCAAAAGGCAGCAGAGTTGGCTATGACTGCACAGCAGCAAGCCATTGAGCCTGCGCATATCCTTAAAGGGATTTTGGCAGATGATGAGCATGTGGTGGATTTTCTGTTTAAAAAATCTACAATCAACAAAAGCATTCTGATAGAAAAGTTGGATTCAGTTCTTGCTTCTTTACCCAAGGTGAGCGGTCAACAGCCCTATCTTTCTCAGGCTTCTCAACAAGCCCTAGCAAAGTCCAAAGAGCAATTGAAACGATTTGGTGATGATTTCGTGGCGATTGAACATCTCTTATTAGGAATCTTGGCTGGCTCGGATAAAACAGCCCAATTATTAAAGGATCAAGGTCTTGAAGAAAAAGCCCTAATCGAAGCAATCAAGCAATTAAGACAAGGAAATAAAGTGACAGATCAAAATGCAGAAGCCAAGTACAGAGCTTTGGAAAAATATTCCAAAAATCTGAACGAATTAGCCAAGAAGGGTAAAATAGACCCTGTCATCGGTCGAGACGAGGAGATCCGGAGAGTTTTGCAAATTTTGGCCAGAAGGACCAAAAATAATCCCATACTGTTGGGTGAGCCGGGAGTGGGTAAAACTGCCATCGTAGAAGGCCTTGCTCAGCGGATTGTAAGTGGGGATGTTCCCGAAAACCTCAAAACCAAAACTTTAATATCGTTGGATATGGGGTTATTGGTAGCAGGTGCCAAGTATAAAGGAGAATTTGAAGAACGTTTGAAAGCGGTTATCAAAGAAGTGACAGACTCCGATGGGGAAATTATCTTATTTATCGATGAGATTCATACCTTGATTGGCGCAGGAGGTGGAGGGGAAGGAGCCATGGATGCTGCCAACTTACTGAAACCGGCGTTGGCGAGAGGTGAATTGCATGCTATCGGCGCAACAACCCTCAAAGAGTACCAAAAATACATAGAAAAGGATAAAGCTCTGGAACGTAGATTCCAAGCAGTAATGGTGGACGAACCGGATGCAGCAGATGCGATTTCCATTTTACGAGGGATCAAGGATAAATATGAGTTGCACCATGGAGTCCGCATCAAGGATGATGCAGTAATAGCAGCCGTAGAATTGTCCCAACGATATATTTCAGATCGATTCTTACCTGACAAAGCCATTGATTTGATGGATGAGGCTGCCGCTAAGCTTCGGATGGAAATCGATTCCTTACCACAAGAATTGGATGAGCTCAATCGTCGCATAATGCAATTAGAAATTGAGCGAGAGGCGATCAGAAGAGAAAACAACAAGGATAAAGAGACTGTCCTCAGCAAGGAAATAGCAGATTTGACCGAAAAAAGGCAAGCTGTTAAGGCTAAATGGGAGGCTGAAAAAGCTGTCATTATGGGCATTCGACGAGAGAAAGAAGCCATTGATAAACTTAAAGTAGAGGCAGAACAAGCCGAACGCGCTGGAGATTTTGGGAAAGTGGCTGAGATCCGTTACGGGAAAATCATCGAAGCTGAACAAAAACTGGAATCCTTCAAAAGGCAATTGGAGGAGATGCAGCAAGGATCTCCTTTGTTGAAAGAGGAAGTCGATAGTGAAGATATAGCTGCTGTAGTTTCTAAATGGACAGGTATACCGCTTTCCAAAATGATTCAAAGTGACCGAGAAAAACTCCTGCACTTAGAGGATGAGCTTGAGAAACGGGTAGCTGGTCAAACCGAAGCTATCATTGCCTTATCCGACGCCGTCCGAAGAAGTAGAGCAGGCCTTCAAGATCCCAGAAGACCTATTGGGTCATTTATTTTCATGGGGACTACGGGAGTTGGGAAAACAGAATTAGCCAAAGCCTTAGCAGAATACCTCTTTAATGATGAAAATGCAATGGTAAGGATTGACATGTCTGAATATCAAGAACGTCATTCCGTTTCGCGATTGGTGGGAGCACCTCCAGGATATGTAGGTTATGATGAGGGAGGACAATTGACTGAGTCAGTCCGCAGAAAGCCCTATTCAGTGATCTTGCTTGACGAAATCGAAAAAGCACATCCAGACGTATTCAATATCTTGTTGCAAGTATTGGATGATGGTAGGCTCACAGATAATAAGGGGAGAATCGCGAATTTTAAAAATACCATCATTATCCTCACTACTAACATTGGCTCCCACTTGATTCAAGAGAGATTTGCTGAAATGGAAGAATGGAACAAAGACTTAATATTGGAAAAAACCAAACAGGAGGTATATGAATTGCTTAAAAAGTCGGTCAGACCAGAATTCCTCAATAGAATTGATGACACGATTATGTTTGAGCCATTGACCAAAACTGTTACCCGAAAAATTGTTGACATCCAATGGAGAGAAATTCAAAAACGATTAGAACAAGCATCTATTGAAATTGAAGCAACTCCAGAGGTATTGGATTATTTGGGCGAGGTTGGCTTTGATCCGCAATTTGGTGCAAGACCCTTGAAGCGGACTATGCAACGTTTGGTTTTAAACGAACTGTCCAAACAAATCCTTTCAGGCTATGTCAAAAATGACTCTGCGGTATTGGTGGATCTGGATGCAGATAGACAAGTATATTTCAAAAATATTGATTCGGTTGAGGTTTAA
- a CDS encoding pyridoxamine 5'-phosphate oxidase family protein produces the protein MLISIDATLDTVFQDLKHELRRGTLDKKHPFRFVVLSTVCNQAADARYVVMRMIDASLNLVFYSDSRTEKVKSILQNPKVSLTCYHPQKRAQVRIQADALIHQGDDMAHAHWSRVQGEAQKAYNSKLAPGTPIVEPSAAFVWEDQLDDPRYFAVIELKPIMFEVLQLNGLEHQRAQFFLKNDSWEGSWIVP, from the coding sequence ATGCTTATTTCAATAGATGCCACACTTGATACTGTATTCCAAGATCTCAAGCATGAGTTAAGGAGAGGCACGCTAGATAAAAAGCATCCTTTTCGATTTGTAGTATTGTCAACTGTGTGTAACCAAGCAGCAGATGCTCGATATGTGGTTATGCGAATGATAGATGCATCATTGAACCTGGTTTTTTATTCCGATAGTCGCACAGAAAAAGTGAAAAGCATACTACAAAACCCAAAGGTATCGCTTACATGTTATCATCCACAAAAGCGCGCACAGGTCCGAATCCAAGCGGATGCCCTGATTCACCAAGGGGATGACATGGCTCATGCGCACTGGTCTCGCGTACAGGGAGAAGCACAAAAGGCATATAACTCCAAACTCGCACCAGGTACTCCCATTGTGGAGCCTAGCGCGGCATTTGTCTGGGAAGACCAATTGGATGATCCCCGTTACTTTGCTGTGATAGAATTGAAACCAATCATGTTTGAGGTATTACAATTGAATGGTTTAGAACACCAAAGAGCCCAATTTTTTCTTAAAAATGACTCCTGGGAAGGTTCTTGGATAGTTCCTTAA
- a CDS encoding efflux RND transporter periplasmic adaptor subunit: MKVKFPHILWIAFLVAFACTEEKQKGEEIPLESFRGEVAATPVRVATAERKSFDYLINASGKIEAPEQIMVVIERAGYLLELNAREGELVEKGKILAKLDDTEAKFKLEKAKIALKNAQSVYQSDLLSFETILNSGDAQRITQIEEQLKAKSGLFTAEIDLKEAELDLEKTIIKAPITGKVADLKIKRGSLVKAGDELLEIISPSRLELKVKVLESDIALISIGQKAEIYPVGSGDQLTGAVQSINPKVDENGLVQVGILLTSASKMLPGMNARAIIRAPQNNSLVVPKQALVYRSQRAVVFTIDKNESKWNYVEVGKDNGQEVEILSGIDDGATVITTNNLQLAHQAPVQIVKD, encoded by the coding sequence ATGAAAGTCAAGTTTCCGCATATTCTTTGGATTGCATTTTTAGTTGCCTTTGCTTGTACAGAAGAAAAACAAAAAGGGGAGGAAATCCCATTAGAATCTTTTAGAGGGGAAGTGGCGGCCACTCCCGTAAGAGTAGCTACTGCAGAGCGTAAATCATTTGATTACTTAATCAATGCATCCGGTAAAATTGAAGCTCCGGAGCAAATCATGGTAGTCATCGAGCGAGCAGGCTATTTGTTAGAATTGAATGCTAGAGAAGGTGAACTTGTAGAAAAAGGAAAAATCTTAGCCAAACTGGATGATACAGAAGCAAAGTTTAAGCTAGAAAAAGCTAAAATCGCTTTAAAAAATGCACAATCTGTCTATCAGTCTGATTTATTGAGTTTTGAAACCATACTCAACTCAGGAGATGCCCAACGCATTACCCAAATCGAAGAACAGTTAAAGGCTAAAAGTGGGTTGTTTACTGCTGAGATTGACCTGAAAGAAGCTGAATTGGACTTAGAAAAAACAATCATCAAGGCACCTATCACAGGAAAAGTTGCAGATCTGAAAATCAAAAGGGGTAGTTTGGTAAAGGCAGGTGATGAACTTTTGGAAATCATCAGTCCTAGCCGATTGGAATTAAAAGTCAAGGTTTTGGAATCTGATATCGCATTGATCAGTATAGGTCAGAAAGCAGAAATTTACCCGGTAGGTAGTGGAGATCAACTGACTGGCGCTGTACAAAGCATCAATCCAAAAGTAGACGAAAATGGACTAGTCCAAGTTGGGATTCTCTTGACCTCAGCTAGTAAAATGCTTCCAGGGATGAATGCGCGCGCAATTATTCGCGCACCACAGAATAATTCACTTGTTGTTCCTAAGCAAGCTTTGGTGTACCGCTCCCAGCGGGCTGTCGTTTTTACAATAGACAAAAATGAGTCCAAATGGAATTATGTAGAAGTTGGTAAAGACAATGGGCAGGAAGTAGAGATTCTTTCAGGAATTGATGATGGAGCTACAGTCATTACCACCAATAATCTTCAGTTGGCTCACCAAGCCCCTGTACAAATTGTAAAGGATTAA
- a CDS encoding AAA family ATPase, which produces MRKMIFVIGIQGSGKSTFIEKNYADHKKFHVMDLFQESMARFGTLQPVLDGFRVEDNDAFIELYNEIPWEAFMAFEDDKTVVVECPVVSEGTSPFMDLIYQAKDLGIETQVIFLTVEPAEAIQRVREAGSAYRSSAQIWEEQLDALEFLLDHCKRNKAGHLG; this is translated from the coding sequence ATGAGAAAAATGATTTTTGTAATAGGGATTCAGGGATCCGGCAAAAGCACATTTATTGAGAAAAATTATGCGGACCATAAAAAGTTTCATGTAATGGATTTGTTTCAGGAAAGTATGGCCCGCTTCGGAACACTTCAACCAGTGTTGGATGGCTTTAGGGTAGAGGATAATGATGCTTTTATTGAGCTTTACAATGAAATCCCATGGGAGGCTTTTATGGCTTTCGAAGATGACAAAACCGTTGTTGTGGAGTGTCCTGTAGTATCCGAAGGGACTAGTCCATTTATGGATTTGATTTATCAAGCGAAAGATTTGGGGATAGAAACTCAGGTGATTTTCTTAACTGTAGAACCCGCAGAAGCTATACAGAGAGTTCGTGAGGCTGGTTCTGCTTATCGTTCAAGTGCCCAAATATGGGAGGAGCAGCTAGATGCTTTAGAGTTTTTGTTGGATCATTGTAAACGAAACAAAGCAGGACATCTAGGGTGA